One stretch of Prunus persica cultivar Lovell chromosome G1, Prunus_persica_NCBIv2, whole genome shotgun sequence DNA includes these proteins:
- the LOC18792807 gene encoding uncharacterized protein LOC18792807 isoform X2: MGSKRKRSKERCSPAMEETPTRSHIPPLTFQTLISAIQAPEGPKLPLLKRLYFLLVTLSLNEPMRCFNFEGAFDHCGVEGKLEDIHNLINVLFEELDRRFKLFFSALCDVFASRGQEHMEYDTDMFATADELPLLLRCCMLVLALADPTMLVEKTQFLLSVLGSLIYLVTNGGEEKNSVRFQKFVSSKFTYTDVGGSSTTVSEEFVASLCFTEPSDPWCPTLCAVLEIFADELVMRRLLREYFSLVDSTSSTTEILFQCHFVKGDIGSVLEVISVHFISSVYGKRANENFLKRLFCDFGQHCRVPELSLTSAVSLLQNPVMLSAPKMLQTHMTLLVSEAIDVDVSLKNARPDLRLMEGYLTAFERSVHLYTSHMSGSLMDFHPLGVKCSYDSSCMLGRSSQPSFESYIQQVTRDKIYDLVTDSDSLWDLYLCNMFHRTKSDLMATSFTYVNESQHIFDESCRDDILSVLRSIILLSFSCDVSDTVLYRKGVTSPQDIYLLASILKLMSTSLLKAICSLRHGGDLDSPRTLKDVSSKEYDFVVDIIGCFHQFNTSLPNQKFLFDMMKTCPLIHKTSKWMLLHFSGLLSLCFASGIDFLVKGCISTIMALLHLYVFEESDLVALSSLLVSGSQTFSSGLSSDKAVVKKKSVRRVAMKFQKIQTLHLSKESQSEVAETSENACFMRSTRESMNVMEEETEETCNGEVFLNCILGSSQKSDIDDLADFIVCKPAKDYSGWWKDRERYRGMKIQRKKQLRWEKRKNAWKSMVGKKHR; the protein is encoded by the exons ATGGGTTCGAAGAGAAAGAGGTCCAAAGAGCGCTGCAGCCCTGCAATGGAAGAAACGCCAACTCGCAGTCACATTCCCCCTCTCACCTTCCAAACCCTAATATCTGCAATTCAAGCCCCTGAG GGTCCAAAGCTGCCGCTTTTGAAAAGATTGTACTTCCTACTAGTTACACTGTCTTTAAACGAACCAATGCgttgttttaattttgaaggCGCTTTCGATCATTGTGGGGTTGAAGGGAAACTTGAGGATATACATAACTTGAttaatgttttgtttgaagagCTTGATAGGAGGTTTAAACTCTTCTTCTCCGCTTTATGTGATGTTTTTGCAAGTAGAGGTCAGGAGCACATGGAATACGACACAGATATGTTTGCGACTGCTGATGAACTACCTCTGCTTCTAAGATGTTGTATGTTAGTCTTGGCCTTGGCTGACCCTACTATGCTAgtggagaaaacccaatttcttctttctgtaCTAGGGAGCTTGATTTACTTGGTTACAAATGGAGGAGAGGAGAAAAACTCTGTCAGGTTTCAGAAGTTCGTTTCTTCTAAATTCACGTACACTGATGTTGGTGGTTCTTCTACCACTGTTTCCGAAGAGTTTGTTGCCTCTTTATGTTTCACAGAGCCTTCAGATCCGTGGTGTCCGACTCTATGTGCAGTGCTTGAG ATATTTGCAGATGAACTTGTAATGCGTAGATTGCTGAGAGAGTACTTTAGTCTTGTTGATTCTACTTCTTCCACAACTGAAATTCTATTTCAGTGCCACTTTGTTAAAGGTGATATTGGAAGTGTTCTGGAGGTGATATCTGTTCATTTCATCTCGTCAGTTTATGGCAAGCGAGCAAATGAGAACTTCCTTAAAAGATTGTTCTGCGACTTCGGACAGCATTGTAGAGTTCCTGAACTGAGCCTGACTTCTGCGGTGTCATTGCTTCAAAACCCCGTCATGCTTTCAGCACCAAAAATGCTGCAGACACATATGACTTTATTGGTTTCTGAAGCCATTGATGTAGACGTGTCTTTGAAGAATGCTAGACCAGATCTTAGGCTGATGGAAGGCTACCTAACAGCATTTGAAAGGTCTGTCCATTTGTACACCAGCCACATGTCTGGTTCACTTATGGATTTCCATCCCTTGGGTGTTAAATGTTCTTATGACAGTTCATGCATGCTAGGGAGAAGTTCTCAACCTTCCTTTGAATCTTATATTCAACAAGTCACGAGAGATAAAATTTATGATCTAGTTACCGATTCAGATTCTTTATGGGACTTGTATTTGTGCAATATGTTCCATAGAACAAAATCTGACCTGATGGCTACTTCTTTTACATACGTAAATGAGAGCCAACATATTTTTGATGAATCATGTAGAGATGATATATTGTCAGTCTTACGGAGCATAATACTTCTAAGTTTTTCTTGTGATGTAAGTGATACAGTGTTGTATAGAAAAGGGGTTACAAGTCCCCAAGATATTTATCTTCTTGCTTCCATATTGAAGTTAATGAGTACTTCCTTGTTGAAAGCTATTTGTTCCCTAAGGCATGGTGGGGATTTGGATTCTCCAAGAACCTTAAAAGATGTTTCTTCTAAGGAATATGATTTTGTAGTGGATATCATTGGCTGTTTTCACCAGTTCAACACGTCTCTACCGAATCAAAAGTTCTTATTCGACATGATGAAGACCTGTCCGTTGATACATAAGACTTCCAAGTGGATGCTTCTGCATTTTTCAGGCTTGCTGTCCTTATGTTTTGCTAGTGGGATTGATTTCTTAGTTAAGGGCTGCATATCAACAATCATGGCACTATTACATCTATATGTTTTTGAAGAGAGTGATTTAGTGGCACTCAGCTCATTGCTAGTTTCTGGTTCACAAACCTTTTCATCTGGATTGTCCTCTGACAAG GCCGTGGTGAAAAAGAAATCTGTCAGAAGAGTTGCAATGAAATTTCAGAAAATTCAAACACTTCACTTGAG CAAAGAATCTCAAAGTGAGGTAGCAGAAACTTCAGAAAATGCTTGTTTCATGAGGAGTACAAGGGAGTCTATGAATGTCATGGAGGAGGAAACAGAGGAGACCTGCAATGGGGAGGTTTTTCTCAATTGCATACTAGGAAGCTCCCAGAAATCTGACATAGATGATTTAGCAGACTTCATTGTATGCAAACCAGCGAAGGATTATTCTGGCTGGTGGAAGGATCGAGAAAGGTATCGAGGgatgaaaattcaaagaaagaaacaactaaggtgggagaaaagaaaaaatgcttGGAAATCTATGGTAGGAAAGAAACATAGGTAG
- the LOC18792807 gene encoding uncharacterized protein LOC18792807 isoform X1, with amino-acid sequence MGSKRKRSKERCSPAMEETPTRSHIPPLTFQTLISAIQAPEGPKLPLLKRLYFLLVTLSLNEPMRCFNFEGAFDHCGVEGKLEDIHNLINVLFEELDRRFKLFFSALCDVFASRGQEHMEYDTDMFATADELPLLLRCCMLVLALADPTMLVEKTQFLLSVLGSLIYLVTNGGEEKNSVRFQKFVSSKFTYTDVGGSSTTVSEEFVASLCFTEPSDPWCPTLCAVLEIFADELVMRRLLREYFSLVDSTSSTTEILFQCHFVKGDIGSVLEVISVHFISSVYGKRANENFLKRLFCDFGQHCRVPELSLTSAVSLLQNPVMLSAPKMLQTHMTLLVSEAIDVDVSLKNARPDLRLMEGYLTAFERSVHLYTSHMSGSLMDFHPLGVKCSYDSSCMLGRSSQPSFESYIQQVTRDKIYDLVTDSDSLWDLYLCNMFHRTKSDLMATSFTYVNESQHIFDESCRDDILSVLRSIILLSFSCDVSDTVLYRKGVTSPQDIYLLASILKLMSTSLLKAICSLRHGGDLDSPRTLKDVSSKEYDFVVDIIGCFHQFNTSLPNQKFLFDMMKTCPLIHKTSKWMLLHFSGLLSLCFASGIDFLVKGCISTIMALLHLYVFEESDLVALSSLLVSGSQTFSSGLSSDKVTDAVVKKKSVRRVAMKFQKIQTLHLSKESQSEVAETSENACFMRSTRESMNVMEEETEETCNGEVFLNCILGSSQKSDIDDLADFIVCKPAKDYSGWWKDRERYRGMKIQRKKQLRWEKRKNAWKSMVGKKHR; translated from the exons ATGGGTTCGAAGAGAAAGAGGTCCAAAGAGCGCTGCAGCCCTGCAATGGAAGAAACGCCAACTCGCAGTCACATTCCCCCTCTCACCTTCCAAACCCTAATATCTGCAATTCAAGCCCCTGAG GGTCCAAAGCTGCCGCTTTTGAAAAGATTGTACTTCCTACTAGTTACACTGTCTTTAAACGAACCAATGCgttgttttaattttgaaggCGCTTTCGATCATTGTGGGGTTGAAGGGAAACTTGAGGATATACATAACTTGAttaatgttttgtttgaagagCTTGATAGGAGGTTTAAACTCTTCTTCTCCGCTTTATGTGATGTTTTTGCAAGTAGAGGTCAGGAGCACATGGAATACGACACAGATATGTTTGCGACTGCTGATGAACTACCTCTGCTTCTAAGATGTTGTATGTTAGTCTTGGCCTTGGCTGACCCTACTATGCTAgtggagaaaacccaatttcttctttctgtaCTAGGGAGCTTGATTTACTTGGTTACAAATGGAGGAGAGGAGAAAAACTCTGTCAGGTTTCAGAAGTTCGTTTCTTCTAAATTCACGTACACTGATGTTGGTGGTTCTTCTACCACTGTTTCCGAAGAGTTTGTTGCCTCTTTATGTTTCACAGAGCCTTCAGATCCGTGGTGTCCGACTCTATGTGCAGTGCTTGAG ATATTTGCAGATGAACTTGTAATGCGTAGATTGCTGAGAGAGTACTTTAGTCTTGTTGATTCTACTTCTTCCACAACTGAAATTCTATTTCAGTGCCACTTTGTTAAAGGTGATATTGGAAGTGTTCTGGAGGTGATATCTGTTCATTTCATCTCGTCAGTTTATGGCAAGCGAGCAAATGAGAACTTCCTTAAAAGATTGTTCTGCGACTTCGGACAGCATTGTAGAGTTCCTGAACTGAGCCTGACTTCTGCGGTGTCATTGCTTCAAAACCCCGTCATGCTTTCAGCACCAAAAATGCTGCAGACACATATGACTTTATTGGTTTCTGAAGCCATTGATGTAGACGTGTCTTTGAAGAATGCTAGACCAGATCTTAGGCTGATGGAAGGCTACCTAACAGCATTTGAAAGGTCTGTCCATTTGTACACCAGCCACATGTCTGGTTCACTTATGGATTTCCATCCCTTGGGTGTTAAATGTTCTTATGACAGTTCATGCATGCTAGGGAGAAGTTCTCAACCTTCCTTTGAATCTTATATTCAACAAGTCACGAGAGATAAAATTTATGATCTAGTTACCGATTCAGATTCTTTATGGGACTTGTATTTGTGCAATATGTTCCATAGAACAAAATCTGACCTGATGGCTACTTCTTTTACATACGTAAATGAGAGCCAACATATTTTTGATGAATCATGTAGAGATGATATATTGTCAGTCTTACGGAGCATAATACTTCTAAGTTTTTCTTGTGATGTAAGTGATACAGTGTTGTATAGAAAAGGGGTTACAAGTCCCCAAGATATTTATCTTCTTGCTTCCATATTGAAGTTAATGAGTACTTCCTTGTTGAAAGCTATTTGTTCCCTAAGGCATGGTGGGGATTTGGATTCTCCAAGAACCTTAAAAGATGTTTCTTCTAAGGAATATGATTTTGTAGTGGATATCATTGGCTGTTTTCACCAGTTCAACACGTCTCTACCGAATCAAAAGTTCTTATTCGACATGATGAAGACCTGTCCGTTGATACATAAGACTTCCAAGTGGATGCTTCTGCATTTTTCAGGCTTGCTGTCCTTATGTTTTGCTAGTGGGATTGATTTCTTAGTTAAGGGCTGCATATCAACAATCATGGCACTATTACATCTATATGTTTTTGAAGAGAGTGATTTAGTGGCACTCAGCTCATTGCTAGTTTCTGGTTCACAAACCTTTTCATCTGGATTGTCCTCTGACAAGGTTACCGAT GCCGTGGTGAAAAAGAAATCTGTCAGAAGAGTTGCAATGAAATTTCAGAAAATTCAAACACTTCACTTGAG CAAAGAATCTCAAAGTGAGGTAGCAGAAACTTCAGAAAATGCTTGTTTCATGAGGAGTACAAGGGAGTCTATGAATGTCATGGAGGAGGAAACAGAGGAGACCTGCAATGGGGAGGTTTTTCTCAATTGCATACTAGGAAGCTCCCAGAAATCTGACATAGATGATTTAGCAGACTTCATTGTATGCAAACCAGCGAAGGATTATTCTGGCTGGTGGAAGGATCGAGAAAGGTATCGAGGgatgaaaattcaaagaaagaaacaactaaggtgggagaaaagaaaaaatgcttGGAAATCTATGGTAGGAAAGAAACATAGGTAG
- the LOC18792807 gene encoding uncharacterized protein LOC18792807 isoform X3 → MGSKRKRSKERCSPAMEETPTRSHIPPLTFQTLISAIQAPEGPKLPLLKRLYFLLVTLSLNEPMRCFNFEGAFDHCGVEGKLEDIHNLINVLFEELDRRFKLFFSALCDVFASRGQEHMEYDTDMFATADELPLLLRCCMLVLALADPTMLVEKTQFLLSVLGSLIYLVTNGGEEKNSVRFQKFVSSKFTYTDVGGSSTTVSEEFVASLCFTEPSDPWCPTLCAVLECHFVKGDIGSVLEVISVHFISSVYGKRANENFLKRLFCDFGQHCRVPELSLTSAVSLLQNPVMLSAPKMLQTHMTLLVSEAIDVDVSLKNARPDLRLMEGYLTAFERSVHLYTSHMSGSLMDFHPLGVKCSYDSSCMLGRSSQPSFESYIQQVTRDKIYDLVTDSDSLWDLYLCNMFHRTKSDLMATSFTYVNESQHIFDESCRDDILSVLRSIILLSFSCDVSDTVLYRKGVTSPQDIYLLASILKLMSTSLLKAICSLRHGGDLDSPRTLKDVSSKEYDFVVDIIGCFHQFNTSLPNQKFLFDMMKTCPLIHKTSKWMLLHFSGLLSLCFASGIDFLVKGCISTIMALLHLYVFEESDLVALSSLLVSGSQTFSSGLSSDKVTDAVVKKKSVRRVAMKFQKIQTLHLSKESQSEVAETSENACFMRSTRESMNVMEEETEETCNGEVFLNCILGSSQKSDIDDLADFIVCKPAKDYSGWWKDRERYRGMKIQRKKQLRWEKRKNAWKSMVGKKHR, encoded by the exons ATGGGTTCGAAGAGAAAGAGGTCCAAAGAGCGCTGCAGCCCTGCAATGGAAGAAACGCCAACTCGCAGTCACATTCCCCCTCTCACCTTCCAAACCCTAATATCTGCAATTCAAGCCCCTGAG GGTCCAAAGCTGCCGCTTTTGAAAAGATTGTACTTCCTACTAGTTACACTGTCTTTAAACGAACCAATGCgttgttttaattttgaaggCGCTTTCGATCATTGTGGGGTTGAAGGGAAACTTGAGGATATACATAACTTGAttaatgttttgtttgaagagCTTGATAGGAGGTTTAAACTCTTCTTCTCCGCTTTATGTGATGTTTTTGCAAGTAGAGGTCAGGAGCACATGGAATACGACACAGATATGTTTGCGACTGCTGATGAACTACCTCTGCTTCTAAGATGTTGTATGTTAGTCTTGGCCTTGGCTGACCCTACTATGCTAgtggagaaaacccaatttcttctttctgtaCTAGGGAGCTTGATTTACTTGGTTACAAATGGAGGAGAGGAGAAAAACTCTGTCAGGTTTCAGAAGTTCGTTTCTTCTAAATTCACGTACACTGATGTTGGTGGTTCTTCTACCACTGTTTCCGAAGAGTTTGTTGCCTCTTTATGTTTCACAGAGCCTTCAGATCCGTGGTGTCCGACTCTATGTGCAGTGCTTGAG TGCCACTTTGTTAAAGGTGATATTGGAAGTGTTCTGGAGGTGATATCTGTTCATTTCATCTCGTCAGTTTATGGCAAGCGAGCAAATGAGAACTTCCTTAAAAGATTGTTCTGCGACTTCGGACAGCATTGTAGAGTTCCTGAACTGAGCCTGACTTCTGCGGTGTCATTGCTTCAAAACCCCGTCATGCTTTCAGCACCAAAAATGCTGCAGACACATATGACTTTATTGGTTTCTGAAGCCATTGATGTAGACGTGTCTTTGAAGAATGCTAGACCAGATCTTAGGCTGATGGAAGGCTACCTAACAGCATTTGAAAGGTCTGTCCATTTGTACACCAGCCACATGTCTGGTTCACTTATGGATTTCCATCCCTTGGGTGTTAAATGTTCTTATGACAGTTCATGCATGCTAGGGAGAAGTTCTCAACCTTCCTTTGAATCTTATATTCAACAAGTCACGAGAGATAAAATTTATGATCTAGTTACCGATTCAGATTCTTTATGGGACTTGTATTTGTGCAATATGTTCCATAGAACAAAATCTGACCTGATGGCTACTTCTTTTACATACGTAAATGAGAGCCAACATATTTTTGATGAATCATGTAGAGATGATATATTGTCAGTCTTACGGAGCATAATACTTCTAAGTTTTTCTTGTGATGTAAGTGATACAGTGTTGTATAGAAAAGGGGTTACAAGTCCCCAAGATATTTATCTTCTTGCTTCCATATTGAAGTTAATGAGTACTTCCTTGTTGAAAGCTATTTGTTCCCTAAGGCATGGTGGGGATTTGGATTCTCCAAGAACCTTAAAAGATGTTTCTTCTAAGGAATATGATTTTGTAGTGGATATCATTGGCTGTTTTCACCAGTTCAACACGTCTCTACCGAATCAAAAGTTCTTATTCGACATGATGAAGACCTGTCCGTTGATACATAAGACTTCCAAGTGGATGCTTCTGCATTTTTCAGGCTTGCTGTCCTTATGTTTTGCTAGTGGGATTGATTTCTTAGTTAAGGGCTGCATATCAACAATCATGGCACTATTACATCTATATGTTTTTGAAGAGAGTGATTTAGTGGCACTCAGCTCATTGCTAGTTTCTGGTTCACAAACCTTTTCATCTGGATTGTCCTCTGACAAGGTTACCGAT GCCGTGGTGAAAAAGAAATCTGTCAGAAGAGTTGCAATGAAATTTCAGAAAATTCAAACACTTCACTTGAG CAAAGAATCTCAAAGTGAGGTAGCAGAAACTTCAGAAAATGCTTGTTTCATGAGGAGTACAAGGGAGTCTATGAATGTCATGGAGGAGGAAACAGAGGAGACCTGCAATGGGGAGGTTTTTCTCAATTGCATACTAGGAAGCTCCCAGAAATCTGACATAGATGATTTAGCAGACTTCATTGTATGCAAACCAGCGAAGGATTATTCTGGCTGGTGGAAGGATCGAGAAAGGTATCGAGGgatgaaaattcaaagaaagaaacaactaaggtgggagaaaagaaaaaatgcttGGAAATCTATGGTAGGAAAGAAACATAGGTAG
- the LOC18792807 gene encoding uncharacterized protein LOC18792807 isoform X4 yields MEYDTDMFATADELPLLLRCCMLVLALADPTMLVEKTQFLLSVLGSLIYLVTNGGEEKNSVRFQKFVSSKFTYTDVGGSSTTVSEEFVASLCFTEPSDPWCPTLCAVLEIFADELVMRRLLREYFSLVDSTSSTTEILFQCHFVKGDIGSVLEVISVHFISSVYGKRANENFLKRLFCDFGQHCRVPELSLTSAVSLLQNPVMLSAPKMLQTHMTLLVSEAIDVDVSLKNARPDLRLMEGYLTAFERSVHLYTSHMSGSLMDFHPLGVKCSYDSSCMLGRSSQPSFESYIQQVTRDKIYDLVTDSDSLWDLYLCNMFHRTKSDLMATSFTYVNESQHIFDESCRDDILSVLRSIILLSFSCDVSDTVLYRKGVTSPQDIYLLASILKLMSTSLLKAICSLRHGGDLDSPRTLKDVSSKEYDFVVDIIGCFHQFNTSLPNQKFLFDMMKTCPLIHKTSKWMLLHFSGLLSLCFASGIDFLVKGCISTIMALLHLYVFEESDLVALSSLLVSGSQTFSSGLSSDKVTDAVVKKKSVRRVAMKFQKIQTLHLSKESQSEVAETSENACFMRSTRESMNVMEEETEETCNGEVFLNCILGSSQKSDIDDLADFIVCKPAKDYSGWWKDRERYRGMKIQRKKQLRWEKRKNAWKSMVGKKHR; encoded by the exons ATGGAATACGACACAGATATGTTTGCGACTGCTGATGAACTACCTCTGCTTCTAAGATGTTGTATGTTAGTCTTGGCCTTGGCTGACCCTACTATGCTAgtggagaaaacccaatttcttctttctgtaCTAGGGAGCTTGATTTACTTGGTTACAAATGGAGGAGAGGAGAAAAACTCTGTCAGGTTTCAGAAGTTCGTTTCTTCTAAATTCACGTACACTGATGTTGGTGGTTCTTCTACCACTGTTTCCGAAGAGTTTGTTGCCTCTTTATGTTTCACAGAGCCTTCAGATCCGTGGTGTCCGACTCTATGTGCAGTGCTTGAG ATATTTGCAGATGAACTTGTAATGCGTAGATTGCTGAGAGAGTACTTTAGTCTTGTTGATTCTACTTCTTCCACAACTGAAATTCTATTTCAGTGCCACTTTGTTAAAGGTGATATTGGAAGTGTTCTGGAGGTGATATCTGTTCATTTCATCTCGTCAGTTTATGGCAAGCGAGCAAATGAGAACTTCCTTAAAAGATTGTTCTGCGACTTCGGACAGCATTGTAGAGTTCCTGAACTGAGCCTGACTTCTGCGGTGTCATTGCTTCAAAACCCCGTCATGCTTTCAGCACCAAAAATGCTGCAGACACATATGACTTTATTGGTTTCTGAAGCCATTGATGTAGACGTGTCTTTGAAGAATGCTAGACCAGATCTTAGGCTGATGGAAGGCTACCTAACAGCATTTGAAAGGTCTGTCCATTTGTACACCAGCCACATGTCTGGTTCACTTATGGATTTCCATCCCTTGGGTGTTAAATGTTCTTATGACAGTTCATGCATGCTAGGGAGAAGTTCTCAACCTTCCTTTGAATCTTATATTCAACAAGTCACGAGAGATAAAATTTATGATCTAGTTACCGATTCAGATTCTTTATGGGACTTGTATTTGTGCAATATGTTCCATAGAACAAAATCTGACCTGATGGCTACTTCTTTTACATACGTAAATGAGAGCCAACATATTTTTGATGAATCATGTAGAGATGATATATTGTCAGTCTTACGGAGCATAATACTTCTAAGTTTTTCTTGTGATGTAAGTGATACAGTGTTGTATAGAAAAGGGGTTACAAGTCCCCAAGATATTTATCTTCTTGCTTCCATATTGAAGTTAATGAGTACTTCCTTGTTGAAAGCTATTTGTTCCCTAAGGCATGGTGGGGATTTGGATTCTCCAAGAACCTTAAAAGATGTTTCTTCTAAGGAATATGATTTTGTAGTGGATATCATTGGCTGTTTTCACCAGTTCAACACGTCTCTACCGAATCAAAAGTTCTTATTCGACATGATGAAGACCTGTCCGTTGATACATAAGACTTCCAAGTGGATGCTTCTGCATTTTTCAGGCTTGCTGTCCTTATGTTTTGCTAGTGGGATTGATTTCTTAGTTAAGGGCTGCATATCAACAATCATGGCACTATTACATCTATATGTTTTTGAAGAGAGTGATTTAGTGGCACTCAGCTCATTGCTAGTTTCTGGTTCACAAACCTTTTCATCTGGATTGTCCTCTGACAAGGTTACCGAT GCCGTGGTGAAAAAGAAATCTGTCAGAAGAGTTGCAATGAAATTTCAGAAAATTCAAACACTTCACTTGAG CAAAGAATCTCAAAGTGAGGTAGCAGAAACTTCAGAAAATGCTTGTTTCATGAGGAGTACAAGGGAGTCTATGAATGTCATGGAGGAGGAAACAGAGGAGACCTGCAATGGGGAGGTTTTTCTCAATTGCATACTAGGAAGCTCCCAGAAATCTGACATAGATGATTTAGCAGACTTCATTGTATGCAAACCAGCGAAGGATTATTCTGGCTGGTGGAAGGATCGAGAAAGGTATCGAGGgatgaaaattcaaagaaagaaacaactaaggtgggagaaaagaaaaaatgcttGGAAATCTATGGTAGGAAAGAAACATAGGTAG
- the LOC18789585 gene encoding crocetin glucosyltransferase, chloroplastic gives MDMKHHHHHFLLISCPAQGHINPTLQLAKRLIGIGGTHVTYATTIRGLTKIKSFPSLEGLSYASFSDGFDDGIKPTNDPNLFMSEFKLVGSKTLKALIEKISTSQDHSGPVTFLIYSVLLPWAAEVASDCGIPSAFLCIQSTTSFALCHHYFNHFHNCPPFPNSMTIEGLPPFAPTELPSFLLPTSPHVSVIPTFQEHIQVLEQGKPNSSLVLLNTFDALEGAAIKALRSSSMNVIPIGPLVITGFWEENENQSSDDGFRCDLFDKSEDDYLQWLDSKPDCSVVYVSFGSMVVLKRDQIEEMLNGLVESGLPVLWVIRCAEKGGDQEAQIMKIKNRLKIKEQGLVVPWCSQMEVLGHKSVGCFVMHCGWNSTVESLVAGVPMVGFAQFSDQNTNAKLVEEVWGVGVRAKENEKGVIEGAEIKRCLEIVMGDGERGEEIRRNCEKWKGLAKEAVKEGGSSDYNLRHFIGGLG, from the coding sequence ATGGACATgaagcatcatcatcatcacttcCTTCTCATATCCTGCCCAGCCCAAGGCCACATAAACCCTACTCTCCAACTTGCCAAGCGCCTCATAGGAATTGGAGGCACACATGTCACTTATGCCACCACCATCCGTGGCCTCACCAAAATCAAATCCTTCCCTTCTCTTGAAGGCTTGTCATATGCTTCTTTCTCAGATGGCTTTGATGATGGAATCAAACCAACCAATGACCCCAATCTCTTCATGTCTGAATTTAAGCTTGTGGGATCAAAAACACTCAAAGCCTTGATTGAGAAAATCTCTACATCTCAAGATCACTCAGGCCCTGTCACTTTTCTCATCTACTCTGTCCTCCTCCCTTGGGCTGCTGAAGTTGCAAGTGATTGTGGCATACCATCTGCTTTTCTCTGCATACAATCCACCACCTCCTTTGCACTTTGCCACCATTACTTCAACCATTTTCACAACTGCCCTCCATTTCCAAATTCTATGACAATAGAAGGGTTGCCTCCTTTTGCTCCCACAGAGCTACCTTCCTTTCTCCTACCAACCAGTCCACATGTTTCAGTCATCCCTACCTTTCAAGAACACATCCAAGTCTTGGAACAGGGCAAACCCAACTCCAGTCTTGTGCTACTCAACACTTTTGATGCCTTAGAAGGGGCAGCAATCAAAGCTCTCAGATCATCAAGCATGAATGTGATTCCAATTGGACCCTTGGTTATAACTGGGTTTTGGgaggaaaatgaaaaccaaTCCAGTGATGACGGGTTTCGTTGCGACTTGTTTGACAAATCTGAGGATGATTACCTTCAATGGCTGGACTCAAAACCAGATTGCTCAGTTGTTTATGTGTCATTTGGGAGCATGGTGGTGTTAAAGAGAGATCAGATTGAAGAGATGTTGAATGGACTAGTTGAGAGTGGCCTCCCAGTTTTATGGGTTATTCGCTGTGCAGAGAAGGGAGGAGATCAAGAAGCTCAGATAATGAAGATAAAGAACAGactgaaaatcaaagaacAGGGTTTAGTGGTGCCATGGTGTTCACAAATGGAGGTTTTAGGGCACAAGTCAGTGGGGTGTTTTGTGATGCATTGTGGGTGGAATTCAACTGTCGAGAGCTTGGTAGCTGGGGTTCCAATGGTGGGTTTTGCTCAATTTTCAGACCAGAACACAAATGCAAAACTAGTGGAGGAAGTGTGGGGGGTTGGAGTTAGAGCCAAAGAGAATGAAAAGGGAGTGATTGAGGGTGCAGAGATTAAGAGGTGCCTGGAGATTGTGATgggagatggagagagaggggaAGAGATAAGAAGGAATTGTGAAAAATGGAAAGGTTTGGCCAAAGAAGCTGTCAAGGAGGGTGGCTCTTCAGATTACAATCTCAGGCACTTTATTGGAGGATTGGGATGA